One segment of Gemmatimonadota bacterium DNA contains the following:
- a CDS encoding metallophosphoesterase, with product MSQMAHPNPSARGARTWHWRRATPVIAALVLLHPFPLASQPRVEGEYGLRVSRSGGDLAVGWLTPSPARGVLEVVAAGRTIHRVETPVDFSHLATIPIPSSEDIVLHYGASTEAPLHITTIRLQEEGPPAAVLKGVDSLFVVGDVHGEYDRLIALLGNAGLVDRGGRWTGGRSHVVFLGDIFDRGSDVTRTLWFLYGLEREAETAGGGAHVVLGNHETMIFTHDLRYVTEKELLLASLHGVPYPELFDTRESVLGRWLADRPAVMWVDGVLLAHGGVAPSVLETSVEMLNDSIRAFLHDEIFYRWADSTVAVVTDRAAVPFLRDQYDEVIVTDSAALARRYELVFQEESVLWYRGYVNQDTLGPALDAVLERFDAHLHVVGHTPLPSIEGRYEGRLVAVDLLEPATELLLLVRDASGGRHRSWRIGVEGPPEPL from the coding sequence ATGAGCCAGATGGCGCACCCCAATCCCTCCGCACGGGGGGCCCGGACGTGGCATTGGCGGCGCGCCACCCCGGTGATCGCCGCCCTCGTCCTGCTTCATCCCTTTCCCCTGGCCTCCCAGCCGCGTGTCGAGGGTGAGTATGGCCTCCGGGTCTCGCGGAGCGGAGGAGATCTCGCGGTCGGATGGCTCACGCCGTCACCGGCCCGAGGGGTCCTTGAGGTCGTTGCCGCCGGACGCACGATCCACCGTGTTGAGACGCCGGTCGATTTTTCCCACTTGGCGACGATTCCCATCCCATCTTCCGAGGACATCGTCCTCCACTATGGCGCTTCGACGGAGGCTCCTCTGCACATCACGACGATCCGCCTGCAGGAAGAAGGTCCCCCAGCGGCGGTCCTGAAGGGAGTGGATTCTCTTTTCGTCGTAGGGGACGTGCACGGCGAGTACGATCGTTTGATCGCACTCCTGGGAAACGCGGGTCTCGTCGACAGAGGAGGACGATGGACCGGTGGACGCAGCCACGTCGTCTTCCTGGGAGACATATTCGACCGAGGGTCCGACGTGACGCGCACGCTCTGGTTCCTTTACGGGCTCGAGCGCGAGGCTGAGACAGCGGGCGGTGGTGCCCACGTAGTGCTGGGCAATCACGAGACGATGATCTTCACGCACGACCTGCGCTACGTCACTGAAAAAGAGCTACTCCTCGCCTCGCTTCACGGCGTGCCATATCCGGAGCTCTTCGACACCCGAGAGTCGGTCCTGGGACGATGGCTCGCCGATCGCCCCGCCGTGATGTGGGTCGACGGTGTTCTACTGGCGCACGGGGGTGTCGCCCCCAGCGTCCTGGAAACGTCGGTCGAGATGTTGAACGACTCGATCCGCGCCTTCCTGCACGATGAGATTTTCTACCGATGGGCCGATAGTACCGTGGCCGTCGTCACCGACCGGGCGGCGGTTCCCTTCCTTCGGGACCAGTACGACGAGGTCATCGTCACCGACTCGGCAGCCCTGGCACGACGCTACGAGTTGGTGTTCCAGGAAGAGAGCGTTCTCTGGTACAGGGGCTACGTGAACCAGGACACGCTGGGCCCGGCTCTCGATGCGGTTCTGGAGCGCTTCGACGCACATCTCCACGTGGTGGGTCACACCCCCCTTCCCTCGATCGAAGGCCGGTACGAGGGCCGCCTCGTAGCGGTCGATCTCCTGGAGCCGGCGACCGAGCTCCTTCTCCTCGTGAGAGATGCGAGCGGCGGGCGGCATCGGAGTTGGCGAATCGGGGTGGAGGGTCCCCCGGAGCCATTGTAG
- a CDS encoding SLC13 family permease: MEIAFVLGLLVLAVVLFSLEILPVDLVTLLLIVALVLGGVLEPADAFAGFASEIIFILASIFVVSGALQHTGVLGGLGQRLSRSAGGNARRLATLFSGATGLVSTVTNNTTATAVFLTPALEAARESRTSPSKLLLPLAYGSILGGTCTLIGTSTNVAVSGAMAGYGLEPLTLFELTPVGLILFGVGILYLSTIGYRLLPDHRDESLSDAYEIREYLTEIVVGADAGLVGQSVFESDLARMGYRVLEVEREGHVFLPTSETRMEADDVLLIQASVEQLARLRTTPGLAIKELRVGDRELQPGAVRLAEAMVAPKSNLIGRTLAEVRFRQQFGVTALAIHRGGHAEPARVGRERLRQGDLLLIQGPRDRVQTLLRDPNLWVLETPGARSLPERRRGLYVAGFFVVALAFGASGLVPLSAALLAAAVASVLVRAITTEEAYRFIEWKLLILIGGMTAFGTAMTDSGAAALLADGIAGALGPLGPLAVLGGFAVLTVLLTQPMSNAAAALLVLPVAIHAATELGVDPRTFAVTIALAASVSLATPLEPSCLIVYGPGKYRFRDFVIVGGPLTLVLIAVLLVLVPVFWPM, from the coding sequence ATGGAGATCGCGTTCGTCCTCGGGCTGCTCGTCCTCGCGGTGGTCCTCTTTTCGCTCGAGATCCTTCCCGTGGATCTCGTCACGCTTCTTCTCATCGTCGCTCTTGTCCTGGGGGGTGTGCTCGAACCCGCCGATGCGTTCGCGGGTTTCGCGAGCGAGATCATCTTCATTCTCGCCTCGATCTTCGTCGTGAGCGGCGCTCTTCAGCACACCGGCGTCCTGGGTGGACTGGGGCAGCGCCTCTCCCGATCGGCGGGGGGGAACGCGCGCAGGCTCGCGACCCTGTTTTCGGGAGCCACCGGCCTCGTCTCGACGGTGACGAACAACACGACCGCCACCGCGGTTTTTTTGACCCCAGCGCTCGAGGCCGCCCGCGAGAGCCGCACGAGTCCCTCGAAGCTCCTCCTCCCTCTTGCCTACGGGTCCATCCTCGGGGGGACCTGCACGCTCATCGGAACCTCGACGAACGTGGCCGTGAGCGGCGCGATGGCGGGATACGGGCTGGAGCCGCTGACGCTCTTCGAGCTGACGCCCGTCGGCCTGATCCTCTTCGGCGTCGGAATTCTGTATCTCTCCACCATCGGTTACCGGCTCCTCCCCGATCACCGCGACGAAAGCCTCTCCGACGCCTACGAGATCCGGGAATACCTCACGGAGATCGTAGTGGGCGCAGACGCGGGACTCGTGGGTCAGAGCGTCTTCGAATCCGATCTCGCACGGATGGGATACCGCGTCCTCGAAGTCGAGCGGGAGGGGCACGTCTTCCTCCCCACTTCGGAAACCCGCATGGAGGCGGACGACGTCCTCCTTATCCAGGCGAGCGTCGAACAACTCGCACGACTTCGGACCACCCCCGGCCTCGCCATCAAGGAGCTCCGGGTGGGGGACCGCGAGCTCCAGCCCGGAGCGGTGCGGCTCGCCGAGGCGATGGTGGCGCCCAAGTCCAACCTGATCGGGCGGACGCTCGCCGAGGTGAGATTCCGTCAACAGTTCGGAGTCACGGCGCTGGCCATCCACCGGGGCGGGCACGCGGAGCCGGCGAGAGTCGGCCGCGAGCGCCTGCGTCAGGGCGACCTCCTCCTGATCCAGGGCCCGCGCGATCGAGTCCAAACGCTCCTTCGTGACCCGAACCTCTGGGTGCTGGAGACGCCGGGAGCGCGGAGTCTCCCCGAGCGGCGAAGGGGACTCTACGTCGCCGGATTTTTCGTCGTCGCCCTGGCGTTCGGCGCCTCGGGTCTCGTGCCACTCTCGGCCGCGCTGCTGGCCGCCGCGGTCGCCTCCGTGCTCGTGCGCGCCATCACCACGGAGGAGGCGTACCGGTTCATCGAATGGAAGCTGCTGATCCTGATCGGCGGGATGACCGCCTTCGGCACGGCGATGACGGACAGCGGAGCGGCCGCGCTTCTCGCGGATGGGATCGCCGGCGCGCTCGGTCCGCTGGGTCCGCTGGCCGTCCTCGGGGGTTTCGCGGTGCTGACCGTCCTCCTCACCCAGCCCATGTCGAACGCCGCGGCGGCGCTTCTCGTCCTCCCGGTGGCGATCCATGCCGCGACCGAGCTCGGTGTGGACCCGAGGACCTTCGCGGTGACCATCGCGCTCGCGGCCTCGGTCTCGCTCGCGACCCCGCTCGAACCGTCCTGCCTCATCGTGTACGGGCCCGGGAAGTATCGCTTCCGCGACTTCGTGATCGTGGGAGGGCCGCTGACGCTCGTGCTGATTGCCGTCTTGCTCGTGCTGGTGCCCGTCTTCTGGCCGATGTAG
- a CDS encoding alpha/beta hydrolase, whose amino-acid sequence MSRALRPRLLLPILLLAALPVAAQAPVEITPDVVYGHKDGMAMTFDVFQPESNANGIGLIHMVSGGWVSSWTPPEQAVQRYRFLLDQGFTVFSVRHGSSPRYLVPDAFSDVKLATRYINLHGTEFGVDPERLGVWGSSAGGHLSLMLGLTADEGNAAGTTPVESAPSRIAAVVAYFPPTDLRSWAGPSERFPALDFDPTLAESISPVLHVDGDTPPTLLMHGDEDTLVPIAHSERLHAIFQESGVTAEFIPFPGQGHGFRGEDAQRGQREVVEWFTKHLVNAAVATR is encoded by the coding sequence ATGAGCCGCGCACTGAGACCGAGACTCCTTCTTCCGATCCTCCTCCTGGCCGCCCTCCCGGTGGCTGCCCAGGCCCCGGTCGAAATCACGCCGGACGTGGTCTACGGGCACAAGGACGGGATGGCGATGACCTTCGACGTGTTCCAGCCCGAGTCGAACGCCAACGGGATCGGGCTCATCCATATGGTGAGCGGCGGATGGGTGTCGAGCTGGACGCCGCCCGAACAGGCGGTCCAGCGCTACCGCTTCCTCCTCGACCAGGGCTTCACCGTCTTTTCGGTGCGACACGGAAGCAGCCCGCGCTACCTCGTCCCCGACGCCTTCTCCGACGTGAAGCTCGCGACCCGCTACATCAATCTCCACGGGACGGAGTTCGGCGTGGATCCGGAGCGGCTCGGCGTCTGGGGCTCGAGCGCGGGGGGTCACCTCTCGCTCATGCTCGGCTTGACCGCCGACGAAGGGAACGCTGCCGGCACGACCCCGGTCGAGTCCGCTCCCAGCCGGATCGCGGCGGTCGTCGCCTATTTCCCCCCGACGGACCTCCGTAGCTGGGCCGGCCCGAGCGAGCGTTTCCCCGCGCTCGACTTCGACCCGACGCTCGCGGAGTCCATCTCGCCCGTTCTCCATGTGGACGGGGACACTCCGCCCACCCTCCTGATGCACGGGGACGAAGACACCCTGGTGCCGATCGCGCACAGCGAGCGCCTCCACGCCATCTTCCAGGAGAGCGGCGTCACCGCCGAGTTCATCCCCTTCCCCGGCCAGGGGCACGGATTCCGGGGGGAGGACGCGCAACGCGGCCAGCGGGAGGTCGTGGAGTGGTTCACCAAGCACCTCGTCAACGCCGCCGTCGCGACGCGCTGA
- a CDS encoding M50 family metallopeptidase: MPSRSKKNPLVFLTGFALYFGALWFLWNTPVVYPLKLFVIFLHEISHGIAAVATGGSIQEITINPRLGGACYCPGGNAFLTLSAGYLGSLVWGGVILEAGWRARSRVHLVVRIAGAMMLLLTLLFVRGIFGFVFGAAFGIALILTARHLSLPTNRRVLEVLGLTSCLYAVLDIKSDVLDRPELPSDAAMLGELTGVPTLVWGALWITMALGISAWLFRRAYRHY, translated from the coding sequence ATGCCCTCCCGATCAAAAAAAAATCCCCTCGTCTTCCTGACGGGGTTCGCGCTCTACTTCGGTGCGCTCTGGTTCCTCTGGAACACACCCGTCGTTTATCCGCTCAAGCTCTTCGTCATCTTCCTCCACGAGATCAGCCATGGGATCGCGGCCGTGGCGACCGGCGGCTCGATCCAGGAAATCACGATTAACCCACGGCTCGGGGGTGCCTGTTATTGCCCGGGAGGAAACGCCTTCCTCACCCTCTCCGCCGGTTATCTGGGAAGCCTCGTCTGGGGCGGCGTGATCCTCGAGGCGGGATGGCGCGCCCGAAGCCGCGTGCACCTCGTGGTGCGGATCGCGGGTGCGATGATGCTCCTCCTTACCCTTCTCTTCGTGCGCGGGATCTTCGGCTTCGTTTTCGGCGCCGCCTTCGGGATCGCCCTCATCCTCACGGCTCGACACCTTTCGCTTCCCACGAACCGGAGGGTTCTCGAAGTCCTCGGGCTCACGAGCTGCCTCTACGCCGTTCTCGACATCAAGAGCGACGTCCTCGACCGCCCGGAGCTCCCTTCCGATGCCGCGATGCTCGGTGAGCTCACCGGAGTGCCGACACTGGTCTGGGGAGCCCTCTGGATTACCATGGCTCTCGGCATCTCGGCCTGGCTCTTCCGACGCGCGTACCGGCATTATTGA
- a CDS encoding BlaI/MecI/CopY family transcriptional regulator — protein MGGDVVFTERELDIMSVLWSEGSGTVTEVRERLPYETGYTSVLKFLQILEEKGHVRHEQEGRAYRYFPTVESEDAGRTALGRIVSKIFHGSAELTLARLVEERPISPAELRRMKKILDELVEEEGEGGDADP, from the coding sequence ATGGGCGGGGATGTCGTCTTCACGGAACGGGAGCTGGACATCATGAGCGTCCTCTGGTCCGAGGGGTCCGGAACGGTGACCGAGGTGCGCGAGAGGCTCCCTTACGAGACGGGTTACACCTCCGTCCTGAAGTTCCTCCAGATCCTGGAAGAGAAGGGGCACGTGCGCCATGAGCAGGAGGGTCGCGCGTACCGTTATTTCCCCACCGTCGAGTCGGAGGACGCCGGGAGAACCGCGCTCGGGAGGATCGTGAGCAAGATCTTCCACGGATCCGCGGAGCTCACCCTCGCCCGACTCGTCGAGGAACGGCCGATCTCTCCCGCGGAGCTTCGCAGGATGAAGAAGATCCTGGACGAGCTCGTGGAGGAAGAGGGCGAAGGAGGCGATGCGGACCCATGA
- a CDS encoding M56 family metallopeptidase, which translates to MTLTGWMVYALVVSLLVGGAAWSLDRGLALQRAPTRWIWLASLLLSIGVPLGGALFPSPSQGEALAESGLPATVSGASGVELGGALGSESEFLNAGPLLFLSRLGERVTEALRDGQALLPAGEKVQRGVAAAWITGSLAMAIVLLLAGATTTRRKRQWSVRRIRGRKVRVSPRMGPAVIGVVRPEIVLPAWAEWANPQELDLMLAHEEEHLRAGDPRLLALALLPLVLMPWNPSLWWQFRRLRDAVEVDCDRRVLARGAPAAKYGRLLLHLGSVRCREAVLSPAFAGSSSLLERRLKAMQKKSRRIGVPLSILAGVIAVGLVAVACEADAPAIEEEVSAAAQDPPRSSGTDPLPDRETGVAPSEAVGDSPVAADQPRTPQLTPPAAYDSVFRSEFRDVPVSELEAEAAAARMRDAPAFTPFEVAPQLRNAPSVQRILESEYPAMLRDAGVGGTVIVHFFIDETGAVGNAAIHESSGQAQLDAAALRAAREFEFAPALNRDRPVPVWVSIPVTFRSN; encoded by the coding sequence ATGACGCTCACGGGGTGGATGGTCTATGCGTTGGTGGTGAGCCTCCTCGTCGGCGGCGCCGCGTGGTCCCTGGACCGTGGGCTCGCGCTACAGCGCGCCCCCACACGCTGGATCTGGCTGGCTTCCCTGCTTCTCTCCATCGGGGTTCCTCTCGGAGGCGCGTTATTCCCATCGCCGAGCCAGGGGGAAGCGCTCGCCGAATCGGGCCTCCCGGCGACGGTCTCGGGGGCGAGCGGAGTCGAGTTGGGCGGAGCGCTCGGCTCCGAAAGCGAGTTCCTGAACGCGGGGCCGCTCCTCTTCCTCTCGCGGCTCGGGGAGCGCGTGACCGAAGCGTTGAGGGATGGGCAAGCTCTCCTCCCGGCCGGAGAAAAGGTTCAGAGGGGGGTCGCGGCCGCCTGGATCACGGGATCGCTCGCAATGGCGATCGTCCTCCTCCTCGCCGGGGCGACGACGACCCGCCGGAAGCGTCAGTGGTCGGTGCGCAGAATTCGAGGACGGAAGGTGCGCGTCTCTCCCAGAATGGGACCGGCGGTCATCGGCGTCGTGCGGCCGGAGATCGTCCTCCCCGCCTGGGCCGAGTGGGCGAATCCACAGGAGCTCGATCTCATGCTCGCGCACGAAGAGGAGCATCTGCGGGCCGGGGATCCGCGTCTTCTAGCGCTGGCTCTCCTCCCCCTCGTCCTCATGCCTTGGAATCCATCGCTCTGGTGGCAGTTCCGGCGGCTGCGCGACGCCGTGGAAGTGGACTGCGACCGTCGCGTCCTCGCGCGAGGCGCCCCCGCGGCGAAATACGGCCGCCTCCTCCTTCATCTGGGCAGCGTGCGGTGCCGCGAAGCGGTCCTGTCGCCGGCCTTCGCCGGGTCGTCTTCTCTCCTCGAACGCAGGTTGAAAGCCATGCAAAAGAAATCACGACGGATCGGCGTCCCGCTCTCGATACTCGCGGGAGTGATCGCCGTGGGGCTGGTGGCCGTCGCCTGTGAAGCGGACGCCCCGGCCATCGAGGAGGAGGTCTCGGCTGCGGCGCAGGACCCGCCGCGCTCGTCCGGAACCGACCCGCTTCCGGACCGCGAGACAGGGGTCGCACCCTCCGAGGCCGTGGGCGACAGTCCGGTGGCGGCGGATCAGCCGCGGACTCCCCAGTTGACCCCACCGGCCGCGTACGACAGCGTCTTTCGCTCTGAGTTTCGTGACGTCCCCGTGAGCGAACTGGAGGCCGAAGCAGCCGCAGCCCGGATGCGCGACGCGCCCGCCTTCACCCCCTTCGAAGTGGCGCCTCAGCTCCGAAACGCACCAAGCGTCCAACGGATCCTGGAAAGTGAGTACCCAGCCATGCTCCGCGACGCGGGAGTCGGCGGAACGGTCATCGTCCACTTCTTCATCGACGAGACCGGCGCGGTCGGAAACGCGGCCATACACGAGAGCTCCGGGCAGGCCCAGCTGGACGCCGCCGCCCTTCGTGCGGCACGCGAATTCGAATTCGCCCCCGCGCTCAACCGGGATCGGCCCGTCC